From the genome of Papaver somniferum cultivar HN1 chromosome 2, ASM357369v1, whole genome shotgun sequence, one region includes:
- the LOC113351729 gene encoding uncharacterized protein LOC113351729, whose protein sequence is MWNNDNDNHVILFFDLGTRKIKFQCIKPCFWIPPSVGCVMFCCDGAIIGNPGAAGFGVVIRDHLSQVLGVIIGGIGISTNYIAEVYAIIGAVELAIEWKLQNIILNSDSKTVITEFAENKMPWFVKMRWLKEVSKIQSITFWHNLREVKYAADTAAKRGIKLAAGQR, encoded by the coding sequence ATGTGGAATAATGACAATGATAACCATGTAATTCTCTTCTTTGATCTGGGAACAAGGAAAATTAAATTTCAATGCATCAAACCTTGCTTCTGGATACCACCAAGTGTTGGTTGTGTTAtgttttgttgtgatggagcaatCATTGGCAATCCAGGAGCTGCTGGTTTTGGTGTAGTAATAAGAGATCACTTGAGTCAAGTCTTAGGAGTTATTATAGGGGGAATTGGCATTTCTACTAATTACATAGCAGAAGTGTATGCAATCATTGGAGCAGTTGAATTAGCTATTGAATGGAAGTTGCAGAACATAATTCTTAACTCAGATTCCAAAACAGTTATAACAGAATTTGCAGAAAACAAGATGCCATGGTTTGTAAAGATGAGATGGCTAAAGGAAGTAAGTAAAATCCAGTCAATAACATTCTGGCACAATTTAAGGGAAGTTAAATATGCAGCAGATACAGCTGCAAAAAGAGGTATTAAATTGGCAGCAGGTCAGAGGTAA